From Haloarcula hispanica ATCC 33960, the proteins below share one genomic window:
- a CDS encoding HTH domain-containing protein, translating into MSPPGREIQYTESDVIEVFRHRNDYAEPLTASEVADRLGCSRRTALNKLHDLESETDITSKKVGGRSRVWWIPVRAD; encoded by the coding sequence ATGTCTCCGCCTGGACGGGAGATTCAGTACACTGAATCGGACGTTATCGAGGTGTTCAGACACCGAAATGATTACGCGGAGCCACTCACGGCGTCGGAGGTGGCGGACAGACTCGGCTGTTCGCGACGGACTGCGCTGAACAAACTCCACGACCTCGAATCGGAGACGGATATCACGAGCAAGAAAGTCGGGGGCCGGTCGCGGGTGTGGTGGATCCCCGTGCGAGCGGATTGA
- a CDS encoding helix-turn-helix transcriptional regulator, whose product MAEGPDDTVFEDCQFLTGSPQRFAVLAQLRERPARPTDLCDAVDATRTTIQRILAGFSERQWVVKRDGEYRLTVTGQRVLDQYTALMSEIERARAVGPLAAHLGSIAADLPAELLDPNCLTTSSEQNPLAAIDRFTDWLHEVDGDVRAISPIVTSVFNDVAVDLLETGTRIEFIIDHSVLERSASDFADALERGVEHENIDTYVHDTPLDIGLALDRSRVCLAAYDDRNNVRAIAESDATAVYSWAETVFDRYRARSQPLESVLSVQENKQ is encoded by the coding sequence ATGGCGGAGGGTCCGGACGACACCGTTTTCGAGGACTGCCAGTTCCTTACTGGGTCACCACAGCGGTTCGCAGTACTGGCCCAGCTCCGGGAGCGTCCGGCACGGCCCACCGATCTGTGCGATGCGGTGGACGCGACTCGGACCACGATCCAGCGGATACTCGCGGGCTTCTCCGAGCGGCAGTGGGTCGTCAAACGGGACGGCGAGTACCGGCTCACGGTGACTGGACAGCGGGTGTTGGACCAGTACACGGCACTCATGAGCGAGATCGAACGGGCTCGGGCGGTCGGTCCGCTGGCCGCCCACCTCGGTTCCATCGCGGCGGATCTCCCGGCGGAGCTGTTAGACCCCAATTGTCTCACGACGAGTTCCGAACAGAACCCGCTGGCCGCGATTGATCGGTTCACGGACTGGCTGCACGAGGTCGACGGCGACGTTCGGGCCATCTCGCCTATCGTTACATCGGTGTTCAACGACGTCGCGGTGGACCTGCTCGAAACGGGGACGCGTATCGAGTTCATCATCGATCACAGCGTCCTCGAACGGTCAGCGTCGGACTTCGCAGACGCGCTGGAACGAGGCGTCGAACACGAGAACATCGACACGTACGTCCACGATACTCCGCTTGATATCGGCCTCGCACTGGACCGCTCGCGGGTCTGTCTGGCGGCCTACGACGACCGGAACAACGTCCGGGCGATAGCCGAATCCGACGCCACAGCGGTGTATAGCTGGGCTGAGACGGTGTTCGACCGATACAGAGCGCGGTCACAGCCGCTTGAATCGGTCCTGTCGGTGCAAGAAAACAAGCAATGA